In Luteimonas sp. MC1750, the following proteins share a genomic window:
- a CDS encoding SLC13 family permease produces MTATSTREGTGLVTRSPNSAGQSPVSPGARDASTSVRVGALPCASPMTPDMLLTFLVLAGAVALFVSEKMPPEVVAMLSLAALLTLRLVSTEEALSGFSSPATVTVAAMFVLSAGLQHSGSLNRLGEAIARIRWGWLLALVMMLLTAAVSAFINNTAAVAVFLPLIIAAAVANNLPPSKFLIPLSYAAQFGGVCTLIGTSTNLLVDSMARQAGHAGFTIFEFSELGILFVAAGVVYMMIARIFLLPDLGVPHQADSGHAGRYVVELLVPGKSGAVGRRGAELLPADSGDVVVLEIFRGGGALASPRDGVIEPGDRLLVRGNWNDVEQARRKLKLAFDQVATDLDLEGDDEDGRVHAEAMVAPGSHLIGHSLADVRFAHMYRARVQGLHRHRLAIRQRLDQVPLAVGDVLLLDAPESALDLMRADPGLVVMGEREQTRTSLRRSLMALGILTAVVAVAAAGLMSIVASAIIGCCMLLLLRVLKPEEAYAAIDWRVVLLLAGVLPLGIALQNSGAAALIADFSIGLVGGLGPVATLAVIYIMTSLLTEVMSNNASAALVVPIAIATAESLGLDSKPFLVAVAFAASTSFATPISYQTNTMVYAAGGYRFQDFVKVGLPLNIIFITMAVVLIPRYFPFHA; encoded by the coding sequence ATGACGGCCACGTCGACCCGCGAAGGAACTGGACTGGTCACGCGATCCCCAAACAGCGCCGGACAGTCGCCAGTATCCCCCGGCGCACGTGATGCATCCACATCCGTGCGGGTCGGTGCGTTACCCTGCGCCTCGCCCATGACCCCAGACATGCTGCTGACGTTTCTCGTACTTGCCGGCGCGGTGGCGCTGTTCGTCAGCGAGAAGATGCCGCCCGAAGTGGTGGCGATGCTGTCCCTGGCCGCGCTGCTCACGCTGCGGCTGGTCAGCACCGAGGAAGCCCTCTCCGGTTTCAGCAGCCCGGCCACGGTGACCGTGGCGGCGATGTTCGTGCTCAGCGCCGGACTGCAGCACAGTGGCTCGCTCAACCGCCTCGGCGAGGCGATCGCGCGCATCCGCTGGGGCTGGCTGCTGGCGCTGGTGATGATGCTGCTCACCGCGGCGGTGTCGGCCTTCATCAACAATACCGCCGCGGTGGCCGTGTTCCTGCCGCTGATCATCGCCGCGGCCGTGGCCAACAACCTGCCGCCGTCGAAGTTCCTGATTCCCCTGTCCTACGCGGCCCAGTTCGGCGGCGTCTGCACGCTGATCGGCACCTCGACCAACCTGCTGGTGGATTCGATGGCGCGCCAGGCCGGGCACGCGGGATTCACCATCTTCGAGTTCAGCGAGCTCGGCATCCTCTTCGTCGCGGCCGGCGTCGTCTACATGATGATCGCGCGCATCTTCCTGCTGCCCGACCTCGGCGTGCCCCACCAGGCCGACAGCGGCCATGCCGGGCGCTACGTGGTCGAGCTGCTGGTGCCCGGGAAGTCCGGTGCGGTCGGCCGTCGCGGCGCCGAGTTGCTGCCTGCCGACAGCGGCGACGTGGTGGTGCTGGAGATCTTCCGCGGCGGCGGCGCGCTGGCTTCGCCGCGCGACGGCGTGATCGAACCCGGCGACCGCCTGCTGGTGCGCGGCAACTGGAACGACGTCGAGCAGGCGCGCCGCAAGCTCAAGCTGGCGTTCGACCAGGTGGCGACCGACCTCGACCTCGAAGGCGACGACGAAGACGGCCGCGTGCACGCCGAAGCGATGGTCGCGCCCGGTTCGCACCTGATCGGCCACTCGCTGGCGGACGTGCGCTTCGCGCACATGTACCGCGCCCGCGTGCAGGGGCTGCACCGCCACCGGCTGGCGATCCGGCAGCGGCTCGACCAGGTGCCGCTGGCGGTGGGCGACGTCCTGCTGCTCGACGCCCCGGAAAGCGCGCTCGACCTGATGCGCGCCGATCCCGGGCTGGTGGTGATGGGCGAGCGCGAGCAGACGCGCACCTCGCTGCGCCGCTCGCTGATGGCGCTGGGCATCCTCACCGCCGTGGTGGCGGTGGCCGCGGCCGGCCTGATGAGCATCGTCGCCTCGGCCATCATCGGCTGCTGCATGCTGCTGCTGCTGCGCGTGCTCAAGCCCGAGGAGGCCTACGCCGCGATCGACTGGCGCGTGGTGCTGCTGCTGGCCGGCGTGCTGCCGCTGGGCATCGCCCTGCAGAACAGCGGTGCCGCTGCGCTGATCGCGGACTTCTCGATCGGCCTGGTCGGCGGACTCGGCCCGGTGGCCACGCTGGCGGTGATCTACATCATGACCTCGCTGCTGACCGAGGTGATGAGCAACAACGCCTCCGCCGCCCTGGTGGTGCCGATCGCGATCGCGACCGCGGAGTCGCTCGGCCTCGACAGCAAGCCGTTCCTGGTGGCGGTGGCGTTTGCCGCGTCCACCAGCTTCGCCACGCCGATCAGCTACCAGACCAACACGATGGTCTATGCCGCCGGCGGCTACCGGTTCCAGGATTTCGTCAAGGTGGGGCTGCCACTCAACATCATCTTCATCACGATGGCGGTGGTGCTGATCCCGCGCTATTTCCCGTTCCACGCATGA
- a CDS encoding FAD/NAD(P)-binding protein — MTSPVPSRVDVAVIGGGASGTLVAAHLLGAGAAPLSVALVQADAAVGEGVAYATRRPEHLLNVRAAGMSALDANPGDFVGFLQSLPAHAGDDPAALGARFLPRQTYAGYLAALLDGRPGRARLQQVVDPAVDVSPADGSYLVELASGQRLQARTVVLAVGNRPARLPLPAPGAAAVGAVEAWDYPAIAAIAPDADVAILGAGLSMVDVVLSLVANDHRGRITSLSRRGLVPLPHAAPAPPAAADIPALLAMGLAARTRALRALAAHEEAHGRPWQGALDALRPHVQALWTSLDATAQARFLRHLVRHWDVHRHRIAPEVAAQLDAATAAGQLQRLAGHLVAIEPGARTAIAWRPRGRDVVERFEADVVVNALGMEKRIDRGSGLLAGLCARGLLRPGPHGMGAATVGEGVPLDAAGAPVPGLWTLGTLRIGDLWETIAMPELRGQARRVADAVRAHLGP, encoded by the coding sequence GTGACCAGTCCAGTTCCTTCGCGGGTCGACGTGGCCGTCATCGGCGGCGGCGCGAGCGGCACCCTCGTGGCGGCGCACCTGCTCGGCGCCGGGGCCGCGCCGCTGTCGGTCGCCCTGGTCCAGGCGGACGCGGCGGTCGGGGAAGGCGTGGCCTATGCCACGCGGCGTCCGGAGCACCTGCTCAACGTGCGCGCCGCGGGCATGAGCGCGCTGGACGCGAACCCGGGCGATTTCGTCGGCTTCCTCCAGTCGCTGCCCGCGCATGCCGGCGACGACCCGGCCGCGCTGGGCGCGCGCTTCCTGCCGCGCCAGACCTACGCCGGCTATCTCGCGGCGCTGCTCGACGGGCGACCCGGGCGCGCGCGGCTGCAGCAGGTGGTGGACCCCGCCGTGGACGTCTCGCCGGCCGATGGCAGCTACCTCGTCGAGCTCGCCTCGGGACAGCGGCTGCAGGCCAGGACGGTGGTGCTGGCGGTGGGCAACCGGCCGGCGCGGCTGCCGCTGCCGGCGCCGGGCGCGGCTGCGGTCGGCGCGGTGGAGGCCTGGGACTACCCGGCGATCGCCGCCATCGCCCCGGATGCCGACGTCGCCATTCTCGGCGCCGGCCTGAGCATGGTCGACGTGGTGCTGAGCCTGGTCGCCAACGACCATCGCGGTCGCATCACCTCGCTGTCGCGACGCGGCCTGGTCCCGCTGCCGCACGCGGCGCCGGCGCCTCCGGCCGCGGCCGACATCCCGGCCCTGCTGGCCATGGGGCTGGCCGCGCGGACCCGCGCGCTGCGCGCGCTGGCGGCCCACGAAGAGGCGCACGGACGCCCGTGGCAGGGCGCGCTGGATGCGCTGCGCCCGCACGTGCAGGCGCTCTGGACCAGCCTGGACGCGACGGCGCAGGCGCGCTTCCTGCGCCACCTGGTGCGGCACTGGGACGTCCATCGCCACCGCATCGCACCCGAGGTCGCGGCGCAGCTGGACGCGGCGACCGCCGCCGGCCAGCTGCAGCGGCTGGCCGGACACCTGGTTGCCATCGAGCCGGGTGCCCGTACCGCCATCGCCTGGCGTCCGCGCGGCCGCGACGTGGTCGAGCGCTTCGAGGCCGACGTCGTGGTCAACGCCCTTGGCATGGAGAAGCGGATCGACCGCGGCAGCGGCCTGCTGGCTGGACTCTGCGCGCGCGGCCTGCTGCGCCCCGGCCCGCACGGCATGGGCGCCGCCACCGTGGGCGAGGGCGTTCCGCTGGACGCCGCGGGGGCGCCGGTCCCGGGGCTGTGGACGCTGGGCACGCTGCGCATCGGCGACCTCTGGGAGACCATCGCCATGCCCGAGCTGCGCGGCCAGGCGCGGCGCGTGGCCGACGCCGTGCGCGCGCATCTGGGGCCATAA
- a CDS encoding YafY family protein yields the protein MDRYERILSLHRILSSSRYPVTVARLQDELGCSRATVYRDVAFLRDGLMAPIIGDGESGIRYDSEDSGRFELPGLWLSSEELHALLAAQQLLSRSGGGVLSSALAPLQSRIEKLLSEHASGKEWPVERVRVIPHRTRHLDEHVFRSVCSAVLGRKRLAFDYRARSTDEKTRRTVSPQRITHYRDNWYLDAWDHEREGLRSFSVDRIAQARGLDQPAIDVDESELDRHLGGGYGIFSGAPKGVATILFSAKAARWVADEHWHSQQQGRYLPDGRYELKVPYSAPRELLMDVLHYGSDAEITEPQSLREQARALLSLAMSNYER from the coding sequence ATGGACCGATACGAGCGCATCCTCTCGCTGCACCGCATCCTCAGCTCCTCGCGCTACCCGGTCACGGTGGCGAGGCTGCAGGACGAGCTCGGCTGTTCGCGCGCCACGGTCTATCGCGACGTCGCCTTCCTCCGCGACGGGCTGATGGCACCGATCATCGGCGACGGCGAGTCCGGCATCCGCTACGACAGCGAGGACAGTGGCCGCTTCGAGCTTCCCGGACTGTGGCTGAGTTCGGAGGAGCTGCACGCGCTGCTGGCCGCGCAGCAGCTGCTGTCGCGCAGCGGCGGCGGCGTGCTGTCCTCGGCGCTGGCGCCGCTGCAGTCGCGGATCGAGAAGCTGCTCAGCGAGCACGCCAGCGGCAAGGAATGGCCGGTCGAGCGCGTGCGGGTGATCCCGCACCGGACCCGCCACCTGGACGAGCACGTGTTCCGCAGCGTGTGTTCGGCGGTGCTGGGACGCAAGCGCCTGGCCTTCGACTACCGCGCGCGCTCCACCGACGAGAAGACCCGGCGCACGGTGTCGCCGCAGCGCATCACCCACTACCGCGACAACTGGTACCTCGATGCCTGGGACCACGAGCGCGAGGGCCTGCGCAGCTTCTCGGTCGACCGCATCGCGCAGGCGCGCGGGCTCGACCAGCCTGCGATCGACGTCGACGAGTCCGAACTCGACCGCCATCTCGGCGGCGGCTACGGGATCTTCTCCGGCGCACCCAAGGGCGTGGCGACGATCCTGTTCAGTGCCAAGGCCGCGCGCTGGGTCGCCGACGAGCACTGGCATTCGCAGCAGCAGGGCCGCTACCTGCCCGACGGGCGCTACGAACTCAAGGTGCCCTACAGCGCACCGCGCGAGCTGCTGATGGACGTGCTGCACTACGGCAGCGACGCCGAAATCACCGAGCCCCAGTCTCTGCGCGAGCAGGCGCGCGCCCTGCTGTCGCTGGCGATGTCGAACTACGAGCGCTGA
- a CDS encoding lipocalin family protein has translation MTRPFRALARPDILRTLCLLAGCLLLAGCSMFGGPREGRAEDAGDSGQHVAMLPIDTLMGDWHVAAHVPWFGERGRVASRIRFRADGESKVEVLRSWRDGFSEALESDASVARRGGPGGRVWKLRAWRVLPTTLRVLEAADDGSWLLLDAEDRDHAWILTRAQVVADEAYLELERRMRGHGVNTDRLRRVPQVPEQEGRLGFEPAAVPSSGR, from the coding sequence ATGACCCGACCCTTCCGAGCCCTCGCCCGCCCCGACATCCTGCGCACGCTGTGCCTGCTGGCCGGGTGCCTGCTGCTTGCCGGCTGCTCGATGTTCGGCGGCCCCCGCGAGGGGCGCGCCGAGGACGCCGGCGACAGCGGGCAGCACGTGGCCATGCTTCCGATCGACACGCTGATGGGTGACTGGCACGTGGCCGCGCACGTGCCCTGGTTCGGCGAGCGCGGCCGGGTGGCCTCGCGCATCCGCTTCAGGGCCGACGGCGAGTCGAAGGTCGAAGTGCTCCGCAGCTGGCGCGACGGGTTTTCCGAAGCGCTGGAATCCGACGCCAGCGTCGCGCGGCGTGGCGGCCCGGGTGGCCGCGTCTGGAAGCTGCGCGCCTGGCGCGTGCTGCCGACGACGCTGCGGGTGCTGGAGGCGGCCGACGACGGCAGCTGGCTGCTGCTCGATGCCGAGGACCGCGACCACGCCTGGATCCTGACCCGTGCGCAGGTGGTGGCCGACGAGGCCTACCTCGAACTGGAACGCCGCATGCGCGGCCATGGCGTCAACACCGACCGGCTGCGCCGCGTGCCGCAGGTCCCGGAGCAGGAAGGACGGCTGGGCTTCGAACCGGCCGCCGTGCCTTCGTCCGGGCGCTGA
- a CDS encoding lipoprotein — MNIRPVLPVVLLSIALALAGCGNKGPLVQPPPPEEGDWPEEEADDADVDADSDADADSDADTDADAGDRDALDIDTDTDADTDTDADSDVDADADDPTPAADGDGGA, encoded by the coding sequence ATGAACATCCGTCCCGTCCTGCCCGTCGTCCTGCTGTCCATCGCGCTCGCCCTCGCGGGCTGCGGCAACAAGGGCCCGCTGGTGCAGCCGCCGCCGCCCGAGGAAGGTGATTGGCCGGAGGAAGAGGCGGATGACGCCGACGTCGACGCGGACAGTGACGCTGACGCGGATTCCGATGCGGATACGGACGCGGACGCCGGCGACCGGGACGCCCTGGACATCGACACCGACACCGACGCGGATACGGATACGGACGCCGACTCCGACGTCGACGCCGACGCCGATGACCCGACGCCCGCTGCCGACGGTGATGGCGGCGCCTGA
- a CDS encoding DUF481 domain-containing protein, whose protein sequence is MLAALWLALAAPPVFIAPLPESPVEPAVFALAAGRAELKRPCYRLVCEDAGWREPNRFTRIDQPKVPGSVDPLANIRLPAIAARRYPLYSPATRRDWRVNHGSHSRFTAGFGYEAVRTPDTNVRLEFGTGYRLQPYADHGTAMEGPIARGRVELRQTIAERARLTQNILVEAGRFNTTTRQVIGLDLQLQPQWTLQSNFELRHDSAGNGGDGATDTEGSVNLRYRF, encoded by the coding sequence ATGCTTGCGGCCCTCTGGCTCGCGCTCGCCGCCCCACCCGTGTTCATCGCGCCCTTGCCCGAATCCCCGGTCGAGCCGGCGGTGTTCGCGCTGGCGGCCGGTCGCGCGGAGCTGAAGCGACCGTGCTACCGGCTGGTGTGCGAGGACGCGGGCTGGCGCGAACCCAACCGCTTCACCCGCATCGACCAGCCGAAGGTGCCGGGCAGCGTCGACCCGCTGGCGAATATCCGGCTGCCGGCGATCGCCGCGCGCCGCTACCCGCTGTATTCCCCGGCCACGCGCCGCGACTGGCGGGTCAACCACGGCAGCCACTCGCGCTTCACCGCCGGCTTCGGCTACGAGGCCGTGCGCACGCCCGACACCAACGTGCGCCTCGAGTTCGGCACCGGCTACCGCCTGCAGCCGTACGCCGACCACGGCACGGCGATGGAAGGACCGATCGCGCGCGGTCGCGTGGAGCTGCGCCAGACCATCGCCGAGCGCGCCCGGCTGACCCAGAACATCCTGGTCGAGGCCGGCCGCTTCAATACCACCACCCGCCAGGTGATCGGCCTGGACCTGCAGCTGCAGCCGCAGTGGACCCTGCAGTCGAACTTCGAGCTGCGCCACGACAGCGCCGGCAACGGCGGCGATGGCGCCACCGACACCGAGGGTTCGGTCAACCTGCGCTACCGCTTCTAG
- a CDS encoding S9 family peptidase — protein MKTLAIASLLLMTATSHAATPTPPDVEKRAHEVRAPHGAVRQDEYYWLRDDTREDTGMLAYLEAENAYVDAVMAPLKPVEDTLYDEFVARIKQDDASVPFRDNGWWYYSRFETGKDYPVHARRKDADGLGAAEIMRLNEAADFAAEEVLLDVNAMAEGKEYFSVGVYETSPDNRVLAWADDSIGRRQYTIRFRNLGTGEVYPESIPGVSADMVWADDNRTLFYVENDPETLLTVRVRKHVLGTPVADDVVVYEETDDSFYMGLSRTRDDRFICIGVESTVSSELRCTPAAAPGEFAVLAPRERDVEYEADHYDGRWVILTNAPDADGGKAPNYRIVTAPTAATSRAEWTSWIAHRDDVLLEGFELFEGFTAISERSNALERIRLLKADGEEYVAADEPAYSMGLSINAEPDTPWLRYGYTSMTTPATTYELNVATGERRLLKQQPVIGYDPSKYVTDRTWATARDGTRIPVSLVYRKGFQKDGTAPLLQYAYGSYGMSMDPGYSLTTTSLLDRGMVYAIAHIRGGMEMGRKWYDDGKLRNKVNTFTDFIDVTDHLVAGGWAAEDRVAAYGGSAGGLLMGAISNMAPEKYRLILSQVPFVDVVTTMLDRSIPLTTNEYDEWGNPERAGDYAYMATYSPYDNLEAKAYPAMFIGTGLWDSQVQYWEPAKYVARLRDLNTSDAPVLFRTNMDAGHGGKSGRFRRYRELAEMYAFMLDQLAVGPADAPAK, from the coding sequence ATGAAGACCCTCGCCATCGCCAGCCTCCTGCTCATGACCGCCACCAGCCACGCCGCCACGCCCACGCCACCCGACGTCGAGAAGCGCGCGCACGAGGTTCGCGCGCCGCACGGCGCGGTGCGCCAGGACGAGTACTACTGGCTGCGCGACGACACCCGCGAGGACACCGGGATGCTGGCCTACCTCGAAGCGGAGAACGCCTACGTCGATGCGGTGATGGCGCCGCTGAAGCCCGTCGAGGACACCCTGTACGACGAGTTCGTCGCGCGCATCAAGCAGGACGACGCCAGCGTGCCGTTCCGCGACAACGGCTGGTGGTACTACTCGCGCTTCGAGACCGGCAAGGACTATCCGGTGCACGCGCGCCGGAAGGACGCCGATGGCCTGGGCGCGGCGGAGATCATGCGCCTCAACGAAGCCGCCGACTTCGCGGCCGAGGAGGTGCTGCTCGACGTCAACGCGATGGCCGAAGGCAAGGAGTACTTCTCGGTCGGCGTGTACGAGACCAGCCCCGACAACCGCGTCCTCGCCTGGGCCGACGACAGCATCGGGCGGCGCCAGTACACGATCCGCTTCCGCAACCTCGGGACCGGCGAGGTGTATCCCGAGTCGATCCCCGGCGTGTCCGCGGACATGGTCTGGGCCGACGACAACCGGACCCTGTTCTACGTCGAGAACGATCCCGAGACCCTGTTGACCGTGCGCGTCAGGAAGCACGTGCTGGGCACGCCGGTGGCCGACGACGTGGTGGTCTACGAGGAAACCGACGACAGCTTCTACATGGGCCTGTCGCGCACCCGCGACGACCGCTTCATCTGCATCGGCGTGGAGAGCACGGTGTCGAGCGAACTGCGCTGCACCCCGGCGGCCGCCCCGGGCGAGTTCGCCGTGCTGGCGCCGCGCGAGCGCGACGTCGAGTACGAGGCCGACCACTACGACGGCCGCTGGGTGATCCTGACCAACGCGCCGGACGCCGACGGCGGCAAGGCCCCGAACTACCGCATCGTCACCGCGCCCACCGCCGCGACCTCGCGCGCGGAATGGACCAGCTGGATCGCCCATCGCGACGACGTGCTGCTGGAAGGCTTCGAGTTGTTCGAGGGCTTTACGGCCATTTCCGAGCGTTCCAACGCGCTCGAGCGCATCCGCCTGCTCAAGGCCGACGGCGAGGAGTACGTGGCCGCCGACGAACCCGCCTATTCCATGGGCCTGTCGATCAACGCCGAGCCCGACACGCCGTGGCTGCGCTACGGCTACACCTCGATGACCACGCCGGCGACCACCTACGAGCTCAACGTCGCCACCGGCGAGCGCCGCCTGCTGAAGCAGCAGCCGGTGATCGGCTACGACCCGTCGAAGTACGTCACCGATCGCACCTGGGCCACCGCCCGCGATGGCACCCGCATCCCGGTCTCGCTGGTCTACCGCAAGGGCTTCCAGAAGGACGGCACCGCGCCGCTGCTGCAGTACGCCTACGGCAGCTACGGCATGTCGATGGATCCCGGCTACAGCCTGACCACCACCAGCCTGCTCGACCGCGGCATGGTCTATGCCATCGCGCATATCCGCGGCGGCATGGAAATGGGCCGCAAGTGGTACGACGACGGCAAGCTGCGCAACAAGGTCAACACCTTCACCGACTTCATCGACGTCACCGACCATCTGGTGGCCGGGGGCTGGGCGGCGGAAGACCGGGTGGCGGCCTACGGCGGCAGCGCCGGCGGCCTGCTGATGGGCGCGATCTCGAACATGGCGCCGGAGAAGTACCGGCTGATCCTTTCGCAGGTTCCGTTCGTGGACGTGGTCACCACCATGCTCGACCGCAGCATCCCGCTGACCACCAACGAGTACGACGAGTGGGGCAACCCGGAGCGCGCGGGCGACTACGCGTACATGGCCACCTATTCGCCCTATGACAACCTCGAGGCGAAGGCCTACCCGGCGATGTTCATCGGCACCGGCCTGTGGGATTCGCAGGTGCAGTACTGGGAGCCGGCGAAGTACGTGGCACGCCTGCGCGACCTGAACACCTCGGACGCGCCGGTCCTGTTCCGGACCAACATGGATGCCGGGCACGGCGGCAAGTCCGGCCGGTTCCGCCGCTACCGCGAGCTGGCCGAGATGTACGCCTTCATGCTTGACCAGCTGGCCGTCGGCCCGGCAGACGCGCCGGCGAAGTGA
- a CDS encoding YbaN family protein — MSPRPQHTPPGGRRTRFRWAWWLLAYAALGLGLLGIVLPGLPTVPFILLSAWAAAQGSARLHRWLLAHPRFGPVIVDWQRHGALARRSKWLATGAMAASAALLLGVAWATGYARWWAVALPIACMAVVCTWLWMRPEPPPR; from the coding sequence GTGAGCCCGCGGCCCCAGCACACCCCCCCCGGCGGGCGCCGCACGCGCTTCCGCTGGGCCTGGTGGCTGCTGGCCTACGCCGCGCTCGGTCTCGGGCTGCTCGGCATCGTGCTGCCCGGGCTGCCCACGGTGCCGTTCATCCTGCTCTCGGCCTGGGCCGCCGCGCAGGGTTCGGCGCGCCTGCACCGCTGGCTGCTGGCGCACCCGCGCTTCGGGCCGGTGATCGTCGACTGGCAGCGGCACGGGGCGCTGGCGCGCCGCTCGAAATGGCTGGCCACCGGCGCGATGGCGGCGTCCGCCGCGCTCCTGCTGGGGGTCGCCTGGGCCACGGGGTATGCGCGCTGGTGGGCGGTGGCGCTGCCGATCGCCTGCATGGCGGTGGTCTGCACGTGGCTGTGGATGCGGCCGGAACCGCCGCCGCGCTAG
- a CDS encoding prolyl oligopeptidase family serine peptidase, whose product MPTLPHACLFAALAVAAFGVNAQEGAAVTDPHQWLEDVEGEKQLAWVREQNAKAEAELADTPGFKALEADLLAIYDSDDKIPGVYKQGDWYYNFWKDRNHERGLWRRTTLEEYRKPQPKWETVLDLDALNRAEGENWVWHGANCLRPRLSTEPYTRCLVALSRGGADADVTREFDLSTKQWVDGGFFRAEAKGGLGWVDQDTVYAYTDFGDGSMTSSGYPRIVKEWKRGTPIESAAVVYEGQADDMYIAAGHDHTPGYERDFVMRTIAFYNDELYLRNADGSLTRVDVPNSAQKSVQREWLGIELREPWEVGGRTYKAGSLLVAKFDDFMAGTRELEVLFEPSDTTSLAGSSFTKNHLVINVLDDVKNRISVLTPGPDGWTRSELAGVPEFGTVSASAVDSDESDALWMTVTDYLTPTTLMLASAAPGAAAPEVLKTQPAFFDASKHAVEQHFVSSKDGTRVPYFLVRPKDMALDGKNPTLLYGYGGFEIPMVPGYSGGTGKGWLNGPDGSRGGVYAVANIRGGGEYGPRWHQAALKANRHKAYEDFAAVAQDLIARKITSPAHLGIRGGSNGGLLTGNMLVQYPELFGAVVIQVPLLDMQRYHKLLAGASWMAEYGNPDKPEEWAFIQKFSPYHLFDPAKDYPPTLILTSTRDDRVHPGHARKMHALMSAAGKDVRYYENIEGGHGGAANNRQAAHMDALYLTFLWQQLGRGRDAE is encoded by the coding sequence ATGCCCACGTTGCCCCATGCCTGCCTGTTCGCAGCGCTTGCCGTCGCCGCCTTCGGCGTGAACGCCCAGGAGGGCGCCGCCGTGACCGATCCCCACCAGTGGCTCGAGGACGTGGAGGGCGAAAAGCAGCTCGCCTGGGTCCGCGAGCAGAACGCGAAGGCCGAGGCCGAGCTGGCCGACACCCCCGGCTTCAAGGCGCTGGAGGCCGACCTGCTGGCCATCTACGACTCCGACGACAAGATCCCCGGCGTCTACAAGCAGGGCGACTGGTACTACAACTTCTGGAAGGACCGGAACCACGAGCGCGGCCTCTGGCGCCGCACCACGCTCGAGGAATACCGCAAGCCGCAGCCGAAGTGGGAGACCGTGCTCGACCTCGACGCGCTCAACAGGGCCGAGGGCGAGAACTGGGTCTGGCACGGCGCCAACTGCCTGCGCCCCCGGCTCTCCACCGAACCGTACACGCGCTGCCTGGTCGCGCTGTCGCGCGGCGGCGCGGACGCCGACGTCACCCGCGAGTTCGACCTGTCGACGAAGCAGTGGGTCGACGGCGGCTTCTTCCGCGCCGAGGCCAAGGGCGGACTGGGCTGGGTCGACCAGGACACGGTCTACGCCTATACCGACTTCGGCGACGGCTCGATGACCAGCTCGGGCTACCCGCGCATCGTCAAGGAGTGGAAGCGCGGGACGCCGATCGAGTCGGCGGCGGTGGTGTACGAAGGCCAGGCCGATGACATGTACATCGCGGCCGGCCACGACCACACGCCCGGCTACGAGCGCGACTTCGTCATGCGCACGATCGCCTTCTACAACGACGAGCTGTACCTGCGCAACGCGGACGGTTCGCTGACCAGGGTCGACGTCCCCAATTCCGCGCAGAAGTCGGTGCAGCGCGAGTGGCTCGGCATCGAGCTGCGCGAGCCCTGGGAGGTCGGCGGCCGGACCTACAAGGCCGGCTCGCTGCTGGTGGCGAAGTTCGACGACTTCATGGCCGGCACGCGCGAGCTGGAGGTGCTGTTCGAGCCCAGCGACACCACCTCGCTGGCCGGCAGCTCGTTCACGAAGAACCACCTCGTGATCAACGTGCTCGACGACGTCAAGAACCGCATCTCGGTGCTCACCCCGGGTCCGGACGGCTGGACGCGCAGCGAGCTGGCGGGCGTGCCCGAATTCGGCACCGTCAGCGCCAGCGCCGTGGACAGCGACGAGTCCGATGCGCTGTGGATGACCGTCACCGACTATCTGACCCCGACCACGCTGATGCTGGCCAGCGCCGCGCCAGGCGCGGCCGCGCCGGAGGTGCTGAAGACCCAGCCTGCGTTCTTCGACGCCTCGAAGCACGCGGTCGAGCAGCACTTCGTCAGCTCGAAGGATGGCACCCGCGTGCCGTACTTCCTGGTGCGCCCGAAGGACATGGCGCTCGACGGGAAGAACCCGACCCTGCTGTACGGCTACGGCGGCTTCGAGATCCCGATGGTGCCGGGCTATTCCGGCGGTACCGGCAAGGGCTGGCTGAACGGGCCTGATGGAAGCAGGGGCGGCGTGTACGCCGTCGCCAACATCCGCGGCGGCGGCGAGTACGGCCCGCGCTGGCACCAGGCCGCGCTCAAGGCCAACCGCCACAAGGCCTACGAGGACTTCGCCGCGGTCGCGCAGGACCTGATCGCGCGCAAGATCACTTCGCCTGCGCACCTCGGCATCCGCGGCGGCAGCAACGGTGGCCTGCTCACCGGCAACATGCTGGTGCAGTACCCGGAGCTGTTCGGCGCGGTGGTGATCCAGGTGCCGCTGCTGGACATGCAGCGCTACCACAAGCTGCTGGCCGGCGCGTCGTGGATGGCGGAATACGGCAACCCTGACAAGCCGGAGGAGTGGGCCTTCATCCAGAAGTTCTCGCCCTACCACCTGTTCGACCCCGCGAAGGACTATCCGCCGACCCTGATCCTCACCTCGACCCGCGACGACCGCGTCCACCCCGGCCACGCGCGCAAGATGCACGCGCTGATGTCGGCGGCCGGAAAGGACGTGCGCTATTACGAGAACATCGAGGGTGGCCACGGCGGTGCGGCCAACAACCGCCAGGCGGCGCACATGGACGCGCTGTACCTGACCTTCCTCTGGCAACAGCTCGGCCGCGGACGCGACGCCGAGTAA